From Microbacterium sp. LWH11-1.2, one genomic window encodes:
- a CDS encoding Ig-like domain-containing protein, translated as MSTEDERPEIPAVPRTRAEMRAAREAAEAAEAERITRAAAPAEQTERSAEQPDAGADEAAVREAAAREAAAREAVRLAGEREIAEQEAAARKMAAFEAAAREDVEATAQEDVEAAVAADLGEGLERDAVSAVPVAPESVLAGLTPVAPDAAPRPVPGTDTATSVPRGPVRNPRRFLIALGAVLGVLVLVGTGLGIVSLLQGPRISEVQVDPAQAIESSGSRVIITANQALADIDPEQVTVEPAVPFTVDASGRGVGIRFTVPLDESTKYTVRVADVAGRGGGPSTDLRTTFTTPASNIFLLRRDASGDDTIFRTDLSGENAVPVFSHEEINDFRATSTQLVVSVAEDDGSRLLVMDRDGTDERELKLPGVGFVGAIQVSERGGLVGYSYSDRELSDTEGRASVLVTQSLSGDDDPQIIEVGDAEASVFVWQFVPDSAAVLFIDFDGALSLVDRSTDAGVQSLGLASTIQGISRGTYTAIVERVDGSVVEINLADGSEAPLAASDPDYGTATSITPFPGGTLRHVVQRDANGIPVGQAVIRVDEDGTATPLVEVGSSDRILQACASPSGQYAAVALAADMANNPYDGMLLPLPENVETHLIDMDSGKELVALTGFDASWCQTAPRF; from the coding sequence ATGAGTACTGAGGACGAGCGGCCGGAGATCCCCGCCGTCCCGCGCACGCGCGCGGAGATGCGCGCCGCCCGTGAGGCCGCAGAGGCCGCGGAGGCGGAGCGGATCACTCGCGCGGCCGCGCCCGCGGAGCAGACCGAACGGAGCGCCGAACAGCCGGATGCCGGCGCGGACGAGGCGGCTGTTCGAGAAGCGGCTGCCCGGGAGGCGGCTGCCCGTGAGGCTGTTCGCCTGGCCGGTGAGCGCGAGATCGCCGAGCAGGAAGCCGCTGCCCGGAAGATGGCCGCCTTCGAAGCCGCGGCTCGGGAGGATGTCGAGGCGACTGCTCAGGAGGATGTCGAGGCGGCTGTCGCGGCCGACCTCGGTGAAGGGCTCGAGAGGGACGCGGTTTCCGCGGTTCCCGTCGCCCCCGAGTCGGTGCTGGCCGGGCTGACGCCGGTCGCCCCGGACGCTGCCCCACGACCCGTCCCGGGGACCGACACCGCGACATCGGTCCCTCGCGGGCCGGTGCGGAACCCGCGCCGCTTCCTCATCGCCCTCGGCGCCGTCCTCGGCGTGCTGGTGCTGGTCGGAACCGGCCTCGGCATCGTCAGCCTCCTGCAGGGACCGCGCATCTCCGAGGTGCAGGTCGATCCGGCGCAGGCGATCGAGTCCTCGGGCAGCCGAGTCATCATCACCGCGAACCAGGCGCTCGCCGACATCGACCCCGAACAGGTCACGGTCGAGCCCGCGGTGCCGTTCACGGTCGACGCGTCCGGCCGCGGAGTCGGCATCCGCTTCACCGTGCCGCTCGACGAGTCGACGAAGTACACGGTGCGCGTCGCCGATGTCGCGGGAAGGGGCGGCGGGCCGTCGACCGACCTCCGCACGACGTTCACGACCCCGGCCTCGAACATCTTCCTGCTCCGGCGAGACGCCTCCGGCGATGACACCATCTTCCGCACCGACCTCAGCGGCGAGAACGCCGTGCCCGTGTTCTCGCACGAGGAGATCAACGACTTCCGGGCGACGTCGACCCAGCTGGTCGTCTCCGTCGCGGAAGACGACGGCTCCCGGCTGCTCGTGATGGACCGCGACGGCACGGACGAGCGCGAGCTGAAACTCCCCGGCGTGGGATTCGTCGGGGCGATCCAGGTCTCCGAGCGCGGCGGGCTCGTCGGCTACAGCTACTCGGACCGCGAGCTCAGCGACACCGAGGGCCGTGCCAGCGTGCTCGTCACCCAGTCGCTGAGCGGGGACGACGATCCGCAGATCATCGAGGTCGGCGACGCCGAGGCGAGCGTCTTCGTCTGGCAGTTCGTCCCCGACAGCGCCGCCGTGCTGTTCATCGACTTCGACGGTGCGCTGTCGCTCGTCGACCGTTCGACCGATGCGGGAGTGCAGTCGCTGGGACTCGCGTCCACGATCCAGGGGATCTCCCGCGGAACGTACACCGCGATCGTGGAGCGCGTCGACGGCTCCGTGGTGGAGATCAACCTCGCCGACGGGTCGGAGGCGCCGCTCGCGGCATCCGATCCCGACTACGGCACGGCGACCTCGATCACCCCCTTCCCCGGCGGCACTCTCCGCCATGTCGTGCAGCGCGACGCGAACGGCATCCCGGTGGGGCAGGCGGTCATCCGCGTGGACGAGGACGGCACGGCGACGCCGCTGGTCGAGGTCGGCTCGTCCGACCGGATCCTCCAGGCCTGCGCATCGCCGAGCGGACAGTACGCCGCGGTGGCCCTCGCCGCCGACATGGCGAACAACCCGTACGACGGGATGCTCCTGCCGCTGCCCGAGAACGTCGAGACGCACCTCATCGACATGGATTCCGGCAAGGAGCTCGTCGCTCTCACGGGCTTCGACGCCTCCTGGTGCCAGACGGCTCCGCGGTTCTGA
- a CDS encoding alpha/beta fold hydrolase, which translates to MNSTDKTPIVLIHGLWMTPKSWDTWAERFRAKGHEVIVPGWPGIDDRTVEDIRRNPAALKGIGLKQIADHYERIIRALPAKPIIMGHSFGGVITQMLADRGLGVAYVGVAPGQTAGVTALPLSTLWTGTPILSNPFGRNGAKPLSKRHFHFTFGNDLPRAASDALWEEYAVNSYNRVFFEGVTSVLNEKGGVTHVDYSRADRAPLLLIAGEIDHVVPPAIVRAIEKKYLSTGSPAIVERKEYTGRTHRLVSQDGWEEIADEALAWAEAHATASVA; encoded by the coding sequence ATGAACAGCACCGACAAGACCCCGATCGTCCTGATCCACGGACTGTGGATGACGCCGAAGAGCTGGGACACCTGGGCAGAGCGCTTCCGCGCGAAGGGCCACGAGGTCATCGTTCCCGGGTGGCCCGGCATCGACGACCGCACGGTCGAGGACATCCGTCGCAACCCGGCAGCTCTCAAGGGCATCGGCCTGAAGCAGATCGCCGACCACTACGAGCGCATCATCCGCGCCCTCCCGGCCAAGCCGATCATCATGGGCCACTCGTTCGGCGGAGTGATCACCCAGATGCTCGCCGATCGCGGACTCGGCGTCGCGTACGTCGGCGTCGCACCGGGGCAGACGGCCGGCGTCACGGCGCTCCCCCTCTCCACTCTGTGGACCGGCACGCCGATCCTCTCGAACCCCTTCGGACGCAACGGCGCGAAGCCGCTGTCGAAGCGCCACTTTCACTTCACGTTCGGCAACGACCTGCCCCGCGCGGCATCCGACGCCCTGTGGGAGGAGTACGCGGTGAACTCGTACAACCGGGTCTTCTTCGAGGGCGTCACCTCGGTGCTCAACGAGAAGGGCGGCGTGACCCACGTCGACTACAGCCGCGCCGACCGCGCCCCGCTGCTCCTGATCGCCGGAGAGATCGACCACGTCGTGCCGCCGGCCATCGTGCGGGCGATCGAGAAGAAGTACCTCTCCACCGGCAGCCCCGCGATCGTCGAGCGCAAGGAGTACACCGGCCGCACGCACCGGCTCGTCAGCCAGGACGGCTGGGAGGAGATCGCCGACGAGGCCCTCGCCTGGGCCGAGGCGCACGCGACGGCATCCGTCGCCTGA
- the rpsN gene encoding 30S ribosomal protein S14, which yields MAKKSKIARNEQRKVIVERYAERRAELKKTLVDPNATDEAREAARVGLQKLPRNASPARVRSRDVIDGRPRGVLTKFGISRVRFRDMAHRGELPGVTKSSW from the coding sequence ATGGCTAAGAAGAGCAAGATCGCTCGCAACGAGCAGCGCAAGGTCATCGTGGAGCGTTACGCCGAGCGTCGCGCCGAGCTGAAGAAGACCCTGGTCGACCCGAACGCCACCGACGAGGCCCGCGAGGCCGCACGCGTCGGCCTGCAGAAGCTGCCGCGCAACGCGTCGCCTGCTCGCGTGCGTTCGCGCGACGTCATCGACGGCCGCCCCCGCGGTGTCCTCACGAAGTTCGGCATCTCGCGTGTCCGCTTCCGTGACATGGCACACCGTGGCGAGCTGCCCGGCGTGACCAAGTCGAGCTGGTAA
- a CDS encoding DNA-3-methyladenine glycosylase, which yields MTDHDARRRATRAELSGSAVDVAPRLLDAELRTVLTAPGADPVEVRLRITEVEAYHGQGTGALPDPGSHARMGRTARNATMWGEPGHLYVYLSHGIHSCVNVVAGPEGQGDGVLLRAGEVVFGTDAAARRRGATLPLGRTALRDLARGPGRLGQAVGLRHPLHDGIDAITGAEQHGARAELWLAERRTDIATGPRVGVAGVAGTDAFPWRFWLDGDPTVSPFRWGRGAQAASSGVLD from the coding sequence ATGACCGACCACGATGCGCGGCGTCGCGCCACGCGCGCGGAGCTGAGCGGCTCGGCGGTCGATGTCGCGCCTCGTCTGCTCGACGCGGAGCTGCGCACGGTGCTCACGGCACCCGGTGCCGACCCCGTCGAGGTGCGCCTGCGCATCACCGAGGTCGAGGCCTATCACGGGCAGGGAACAGGGGCGCTGCCCGACCCCGGCTCGCATGCGCGCATGGGGCGGACGGCGCGCAACGCCACGATGTGGGGCGAACCCGGGCATCTGTACGTGTATCTGAGCCACGGCATCCATTCCTGCGTCAACGTCGTCGCCGGTCCCGAGGGGCAGGGCGACGGGGTGCTGCTCCGCGCCGGCGAGGTCGTCTTCGGGACGGATGCCGCAGCCCGGCGCCGTGGCGCGACACTGCCGCTCGGACGCACGGCGCTGCGCGATCTCGCGCGAGGACCCGGTCGGCTCGGGCAGGCCGTGGGCCTTCGGCATCCGCTGCATGACGGGATCGACGCGATCACCGGCGCGGAACAGCACGGCGCGCGGGCGGAGCTGTGGCTCGCGGAGCGCCGCACCGACATCGCCACCGGCCCTCGTGTCGGCGTGGCCGGCGTCGCCGGAACGGACGCCTTCCCGTGGCGGTTCTGGCTCGACGGGGATCCGACGGTGTCGCCGTTCCGCTGGGGACGCGGGGCGCAGGCGGCCTCTTCCGGCGTGCTAGACTGA
- the rpmB gene encoding 50S ribosomal protein L28 encodes MAAVCQVTGAVPGFGHNVSHSHRRTKRRFDPNVQKKTYFVPSLGRKITLNVSAKGIKVIDVRGIENVVKDLQAKGVKL; translated from the coding sequence ATGGCAGCAGTGTGCCAGGTGACCGGAGCTGTTCCCGGTTTCGGTCACAACGTCTCGCACTCGCACCGCCGGACGAAGCGCCGCTTCGACCCGAACGTGCAGAAGAAGACCTATTTCGTGCCGTCGCTCGGCCGTAAGATCACGCTCAACGTGTCCGCCAAGGGCATCAAGGTGATCGACGTCCGCGGCATCGAGAACGTGGTCAAGGACCTCCAGGCGAAGGGTGTGAAGCTCTAA
- a CDS encoding HU family DNA-binding protein: MADKSITKTELVASIASATGQSQATVSGVLDSLFATVSDAVAKGSKVSIPGWISFEQVDTAARTGRNPQTGAEIKIPAGKRVKVTAGSKLKAAVK; this comes from the coding sequence ATGGCTGACAAGTCCATCACCAAGACCGAGCTCGTCGCGAGCATCGCAAGCGCCACGGGCCAGAGCCAGGCCACCGTCTCCGGTGTCCTCGACTCGCTGTTCGCCACGGTCTCCGACGCCGTTGCCAAGGGCAGCAAGGTCTCGATCCCGGGCTGGATCTCGTTCGAGCAGGTCGACACGGCCGCACGCACGGGCCGCAACCCGCAGACCGGCGCCGAGATCAAGATCCCGGCCGGCAAGCGCGTCAAGGTGACCGCTGGCTCCAAGCTCAAGGCTGCCGTCAAGTAA
- a CDS encoding helix-turn-helix domain-containing protein produces MNITTKRPSPARARLIDAATRLFYEEGIHAVGVDRVIEEAAVTRATLYKQFGGKENLVLAYLAGEDEALRSMFADAGAAVADPDDLLTAVIDGIAADIRHRHTRGCPFINAAAEYPDAAGAVRRLIGEHREWFRATLQAVAEGAGLTRPADVAASLVLLRDAALVGGYLDGDDRVTPAFERTARSVIDAHRRA; encoded by the coding sequence ATGAACATCACCACGAAGCGCCCAAGTCCCGCCCGCGCCCGATTGATCGACGCCGCCACCCGCCTCTTCTACGAGGAGGGCATCCATGCGGTGGGTGTCGATCGCGTGATCGAGGAGGCCGCGGTGACGCGCGCCACCCTCTACAAGCAGTTCGGCGGCAAGGAGAATCTCGTGCTCGCGTACCTCGCGGGCGAGGACGAGGCGCTCCGAAGCATGTTCGCGGATGCCGGAGCCGCCGTCGCCGATCCCGATGACCTGCTGACCGCCGTGATCGACGGCATCGCCGCCGACATCCGCCACCGCCACACGCGCGGATGCCCGTTCATCAACGCGGCAGCCGAGTACCCCGATGCCGCGGGCGCCGTGCGCCGGCTCATCGGCGAGCACCGGGAGTGGTTCCGGGCGACGCTCCAGGCCGTGGCCGAGGGGGCGGGTCTCACGCGTCCGGCCGACGTCGCCGCATCGCTCGTCCTGCTGCGGGATGCCGCCCTCGTCGGCGGCTATCTCGACGGCGACGACCGCGTGACGCCGGCGTTCGAGCGCACCGCGCGGTCGGTGATCGACGCGCACCGGCGGGCGTGA
- a CDS encoding AAA family ATPase, with protein MSLPALSEEQQELFRLIEDTGEHVFITGRAGTGKSTLLQHFAWNTKKQIAICAPTGVAALNVEGQTIHSLFRLPIGLIGDADIDQNDATRRILNAIETLVIDEISMVNADLMDAIDRSLRQARGRRGEPFGGVQVVMFGDPYQLAPVPPRGDEARYVQDHYRSFWFFDAKVWAGPWTASGTRAEAHGYGSSDQAGLFEVDTRAELHVRELVQIHRQSDDGFKAMLNAVRYGRVTAEIAGVLNAQGARTPPDPEPGEVPMITLATRNDIVNKINSQHLNALPGKEQTARAEVSGDFGRGEASLPAESELKLKVGAQVMFLRNDTAMSGEPPRWVNGTIGTVIRILGGAVRVDIDGEEVDVEPAVWERFRYAYDQSTKKLSRDVVAEFTQFPLRLAWAVTIHKSQGKTYERAIIDLGSGAFAPGQTYVALSRLTSLDGLYLSRALRPTDIRVDEDVRRFMREAWLAKSTPELPTA; from the coding sequence GTGTCCCTTCCCGCCCTGTCCGAGGAGCAGCAAGAGCTGTTCCGGCTCATCGAGGACACCGGCGAGCACGTCTTCATCACCGGCCGCGCCGGCACCGGGAAGTCGACGCTCCTGCAGCACTTCGCCTGGAACACGAAGAAGCAGATCGCGATCTGCGCCCCGACCGGCGTCGCCGCGCTGAACGTGGAGGGGCAGACGATCCACTCCCTCTTCCGCCTGCCGATCGGGCTCATCGGCGACGCCGACATCGACCAGAACGATGCCACGCGCCGCATCCTCAACGCCATCGAGACCCTGGTGATCGATGAGATCTCGATGGTCAACGCCGATCTGATGGATGCGATCGACCGTTCGCTGCGTCAGGCGCGGGGTCGGCGCGGCGAGCCCTTCGGCGGCGTGCAGGTGGTGATGTTCGGCGACCCGTACCAGCTGGCTCCGGTGCCGCCCCGCGGTGACGAGGCCCGCTACGTGCAGGATCACTACCGTTCGTTCTGGTTCTTCGACGCGAAGGTCTGGGCGGGGCCGTGGACCGCTTCGGGCACGCGGGCCGAGGCGCACGGCTACGGTTCGTCGGACCAGGCCGGCCTGTTCGAGGTCGACACCAGAGCCGAGCTGCACGTGCGCGAGCTGGTGCAGATCCATCGGCAGTCCGATGACGGATTCAAGGCGATGCTCAACGCGGTGCGGTACGGGCGGGTGACGGCCGAGATCGCCGGAGTGCTCAACGCCCAGGGGGCCCGCACACCGCCGGATCCCGAGCCCGGCGAGGTGCCGATGATCACGCTCGCGACCCGCAACGACATCGTGAACAAGATCAACAGTCAGCACCTGAACGCCCTGCCCGGGAAGGAGCAGACGGCGCGCGCCGAGGTCAGCGGCGACTTCGGCCGGGGCGAGGCCTCGCTGCCGGCGGAGTCGGAGCTGAAGCTCAAGGTCGGCGCGCAGGTGATGTTCCTCCGCAACGACACGGCGATGTCCGGCGAGCCCCCGCGGTGGGTGAACGGCACGATCGGCACGGTGATCCGCATCCTCGGCGGTGCCGTGCGCGTCGACATCGACGGCGAGGAGGTCGACGTCGAGCCCGCGGTCTGGGAGCGATTCCGCTACGCGTACGACCAGAGCACCAAGAAGCTGTCCCGCGACGTGGTGGCCGAGTTCACGCAGTTCCCGCTGCGCCTCGCGTGGGCCGTCACGATCCACAAGTCGCAGGGGAAGACCTACGAGCGCGCGATCATCGACCTGGGTTCCGGGGCGTTCGCACCCGGCCAGACCTATGTCGCGCTCAGTCGTCTGACGTCGCTGGACGGCCTGTACCTTTCGCGGGCGCTGCGCCCCACCGACATCCGGGTCGACGAGGACGTGCGGCGGTTCATGCGCGAGGCATGGCTCGCGAAGTCGACGCCGGAGCTGCCGACGGCCTGA
- the rpmG gene encoding 50S ribosomal protein L33, with protein sequence MAKKAQDVRPIIKLRSTAGTGYTYVTKKNRRNTPDRLVLKKYDPVVRKHVEFREER encoded by the coding sequence ATGGCCAAGAAGGCTCAGGACGTCCGTCCGATCATCAAGCTGCGTTCGACGGCGGGTACGGGTTACACGTACGTGACCAAGAAGAACCGCCGCAACACCCCCGACCGCCTCGTGCTGAAGAAGTACGACCCGGTCGTCCGCAAGCACGTCGAATTCCGAGAGGAGCGTTGA
- a CDS encoding biliverdin-producing heme oxygenase — protein sequence MSEILSFSAALRERSSGSHSRSEGAGFMSDLLKGEGSREDYISLVSQHYFIYEALEGAGERMRQDPVASVFLSDKLTRLPALEADLEFLLGADWRERITPLPTTERYVERIRQVGATWAGGFVAHHYTRYLGDLSGGIFIGRVMARRFGFETNGIGFYLFDDIADPAAFKDVYREQLDAAPWDDAERERVIDEVLLAYRFNTELFEDLDRARVAA from the coding sequence ATGTCCGAGATCCTCTCCTTCTCCGCCGCCTTGCGCGAACGATCCTCCGGGTCGCATTCCCGCAGCGAGGGCGCCGGCTTCATGTCCGACCTGCTGAAGGGCGAGGGCTCGCGCGAGGACTACATCTCGCTGGTCTCGCAGCACTACTTCATCTACGAGGCGCTCGAGGGCGCCGGCGAGCGGATGCGGCAGGACCCCGTGGCATCCGTCTTCCTCAGCGACAAGCTGACCCGCCTGCCCGCGCTCGAGGCCGATCTCGAGTTCCTGCTCGGGGCCGACTGGCGCGAGCGCATCACGCCGCTTCCCACCACCGAGCGCTACGTCGAGCGCATCCGTCAGGTCGGCGCGACCTGGGCCGGCGGATTCGTCGCCCACCACTACACGCGCTACCTCGGCGATCTCTCCGGCGGCATCTTCATCGGCCGCGTGATGGCGCGGCGCTTCGGGTTCGAGACGAACGGCATCGGCTTCTACCTGTTCGACGACATCGCCGACCCGGCTGCCTTCAAGGACGTCTACCGCGAGCAGCTCGATGCCGCCCCCTGGGATGACGCCGAGCGGGAGCGCGTGATCGACGAGGTCCTGCTCGCCTACCGCTTCAACACCGAGCTGTTCGAAGACCTCGACCGCGCGCGCGTCGCCGCCTGA
- a CDS encoding cytochrome c oxidase assembly protein, which produces MTSGAETTTRSSAYRLAGIAILLVAAVIATVIALALGGGAKPPLLQDPGPFVLWGTPIAKLVMNIAGAAMLGSLVLALFALRAGERAFDAALNIASIGAAVFTVASGLAGFLAFMAAFNPKLSIEREFGAQLGRFLLDLPLGQSWLITTIFGAVITVLAFAWRTWTPTLITALLAAASFLPLATQGHAGDLAGHNVAVNSILLHMIAAAVWLGGLLLLVLLRGRTDVDTPRLVARYSSLAIAAFAVVAVSGVTRSIVAVGSWDALWATPYGAIVLAKVALLVGMGLLGAWYRTRLIPKLEGERATRWFWMLVLGEVALMGLASGAAAALARTPPPTGETAAFAQTPAEILTGAKLPPELTLERWFTAWNIDVLWLVAAGFGLFLYLAGVIRLHRRGDRWPIYRTVFWVLGMLMLVWVTGGPINAYQEYLFSVHMLGHMMLSMAIPLLLVSGAPITLALRAVRKRDDGTRGGREWIMWAVHSPFARVVTHPFVAAAIFILSLWAFYFTDLVRWSMYEHLGHEWMVIHFLLSGYLFVMSLIGADPVPYRLPYPGRLITLIAVMAMHAFFGIAIMMQEGLMVADWFGSMGRDWGVDPLADQYVGGGIAWSIGEIPTLILAITVAIQWSRSDTKLQRRNDRHADRTGDAELEEYNAKLAALAERDLRDAERERR; this is translated from the coding sequence GTGACTTCCGGCGCCGAGACGACCACCCGGTCCTCGGCGTATCGACTCGCCGGGATCGCGATCCTCCTCGTCGCAGCCGTCATCGCCACGGTGATCGCCCTCGCGCTCGGCGGCGGAGCGAAACCTCCGCTGCTGCAGGACCCCGGGCCCTTCGTGCTCTGGGGCACGCCGATCGCGAAGCTCGTGATGAACATCGCCGGTGCCGCGATGCTCGGGTCGCTGGTGCTCGCGCTCTTCGCGCTGCGGGCGGGGGAGCGGGCCTTCGACGCCGCGCTGAACATCGCCTCGATCGGCGCTGCGGTCTTCACTGTCGCATCGGGGCTGGCCGGATTCCTCGCGTTCATGGCGGCGTTCAACCCGAAGCTCAGCATCGAACGCGAGTTCGGCGCGCAGCTCGGCCGGTTCCTTCTCGACCTGCCGCTCGGGCAGTCATGGCTGATCACCACGATCTTCGGCGCGGTCATCACGGTGCTCGCGTTCGCCTGGCGCACCTGGACGCCGACGCTCATCACGGCGCTCCTCGCCGCGGCATCCTTCCTGCCGCTCGCGACGCAGGGCCACGCGGGAGATCTCGCCGGCCACAACGTCGCGGTGAACTCGATCCTGCTGCACATGATCGCGGCGGCGGTCTGGCTCGGCGGGCTGCTGCTGCTCGTGCTGCTGCGCGGCCGCACCGACGTCGACACCCCGCGGCTGGTGGCGCGGTACTCCTCGCTCGCGATCGCCGCGTTCGCCGTCGTCGCCGTGTCGGGTGTCACCCGCTCGATCGTCGCCGTCGGCAGCTGGGACGCCCTGTGGGCCACTCCCTACGGCGCGATCGTGCTCGCGAAGGTCGCGCTGCTCGTCGGCATGGGGCTGCTCGGCGCCTGGTATCGCACGCGCCTCATCCCGAAGCTCGAGGGGGAGCGCGCCACGCGCTGGTTCTGGATGCTGGTGCTCGGCGAGGTCGCGCTGATGGGGCTGGCCTCCGGTGCCGCAGCCGCGCTCGCGCGCACGCCGCCGCCGACCGGGGAGACCGCCGCGTTCGCCCAGACGCCGGCCGAGATCCTGACAGGCGCCAAGCTCCCGCCGGAGCTCACCCTCGAGCGCTGGTTCACCGCGTGGAACATCGACGTGCTCTGGCTGGTCGCCGCCGGATTCGGCCTGTTCCTCTACCTCGCGGGTGTGATCCGCCTGCACCGCCGCGGCGATCGCTGGCCGATCTACCGGACCGTGTTCTGGGTGCTCGGCATGCTGATGCTCGTCTGGGTCACGGGCGGACCGATCAACGCCTACCAGGAGTACCTCTTCAGCGTGCACATGCTCGGGCACATGATGCTGTCGATGGCGATCCCCCTGCTGCTCGTCTCCGGCGCCCCGATCACGCTGGCGCTGCGTGCCGTGCGCAAGCGCGACGACGGCACCCGCGGCGGCCGCGAGTGGATCATGTGGGCCGTGCATTCGCCCTTCGCCCGGGTGGTCACCCATCCGTTCGTCGCGGCGGCGATCTTCATCCTGTCGCTGTGGGCGTTCTACTTCACCGACCTCGTGCGCTGGTCGATGTACGAGCATCTGGGACACGAGTGGATGGTCATCCACTTCCTCCTGTCCGGCTACCTCTTCGTGATGAGCCTGATCGGCGCCGATCCCGTGCCGTACCGGCTGCCGTATCCCGGACGCCTCATCACGCTCATCGCCGTCATGGCCATGCACGCGTTCTTCGGCATCGCGATCATGATGCAGGAGGGGCTCATGGTCGCGGACTGGTTCGGTTCGATGGGCCGCGACTGGGGGGTCGACCCGCTGGCCGATCAGTACGTCGGCGGCGGCATCGCCTGGTCCATCGGCGAGATCCCCACGCTGATCCTCGCCATCACGGTCGCGATCCAGTGGAGCCGCAGCGACACGAAGCTGCAGCGCCGGAACGATCGGCATGCCGACCGCACCGGCGACGCCGAGCTCGAGGAGTACAACGCCAAGCTCGCCGCCCTCGCCGAGCGCGACCTGCGGGACGCGGAGCGAGAGCGCCGCTAG
- a CDS encoding DUF559 domain-containing protein — MLDDSRPHLAAPPRSGHASAARGVIHWNAPTFPRDPDSCEDSLENALVILARCQPYESALATWESAFRQRLVDPAELERAPLPPVARRLVEEARPFADSGTETIFLTRLAWLDLAITPQVWILGHRVDFLIGERLIVQVDGGHHVGAQRSSDIAHDALLTLHGYHVIRIGYDQLMNQWPWVQRTILAAIGQRLHRAA; from the coding sequence GTGCTCGACGATTCGCGGCCCCATCTCGCGGCGCCACCGCGGTCAGGCCACGCGTCGGCTGCGCGCGGAGTCATCCATTGGAACGCGCCGACCTTCCCTCGCGATCCGGATTCCTGCGAGGACTCGCTCGAGAACGCGTTGGTGATCCTTGCCCGGTGCCAACCGTACGAGAGCGCCTTGGCGACATGGGAGTCGGCCTTCAGGCAGAGGCTGGTCGATCCAGCGGAGCTCGAGCGAGCCCCGTTGCCGCCCGTCGCCCGTCGGCTGGTCGAGGAAGCGCGACCGTTCGCCGACTCGGGCACCGAGACGATCTTCCTCACGCGGCTCGCCTGGCTCGACCTGGCGATCACCCCGCAGGTGTGGATTCTGGGACACCGGGTGGACTTCCTGATCGGCGAGCGCCTCATAGTCCAGGTCGACGGAGGTCACCACGTCGGCGCGCAGCGCTCCAGTGACATCGCGCACGATGCTCTGTTGACGCTGCATGGTTATCACGTGATCCGCATCGGCTACGACCAGCTCATGAATCAGTGGCCGTGGGTGCAGCGGACCATCCTCGCCGCCATCGGGCAGCGGCTTCACCGTGCAGCCTGA
- a CDS encoding DUF2470 domain-containing protein: MPHAFDADVISAVLRHMNGDHTDDNLLIARAFAEPADATITDAVMVGFDGDGGVWEITRDAAVSELRVPWPGGPIDDRPAVRREVVALYDAACARLGVEPRPHA, encoded by the coding sequence GTGCCCCATGCCTTCGATGCCGATGTGATCTCCGCCGTCCTCCGACACATGAACGGAGACCACACCGACGACAATCTCCTCATCGCCCGCGCGTTCGCCGAACCGGCCGATGCGACGATCACGGATGCCGTGATGGTCGGCTTCGACGGAGACGGCGGGGTGTGGGAGATCACCCGTGACGCCGCGGTGTCCGAGCTCCGCGTGCCGTGGCCGGGCGGCCCGATCGATGACCGGCCCGCCGTGCGCCGCGAGGTCGTCGCACTCTACGACGCCGCGTGCGCACGCCTCGGGGTCGAGCCGCGTCCGCACGCCTGA